Proteins encoded together in one Desulfosporosinus meridiei DSM 13257 window:
- the prfH gene encoding peptide chain release factor H: protein MWMQISSGKGPEECELAVGHFLQTILKENKTSRVIDAVPGRYNGTYKSVLLSIDPDEYKGDSGNTKGTILWICQSPYRPNHRRKNWFINIEVYQSAERLNFTEYDVKIVALRRTGPGGQNVNKVETAVRAVHIPTGLTVTASEERSQYMNKKLALARLANLIETKNEDNNSNHKESMWRQHNLLTRGNPMRIYEGKEFKLKQ from the coding sequence ATGTGGATGCAAATTAGCTCAGGGAAAGGTCCCGAGGAATGTGAACTGGCAGTTGGTCATTTTCTGCAAACAATTTTAAAGGAGAATAAAACTTCAAGAGTCATCGATGCAGTACCCGGACGCTATAACGGGACCTATAAGTCGGTTCTTTTATCCATCGATCCAGATGAATACAAAGGTGATTCTGGCAACACGAAGGGTACAATCCTTTGGATTTGTCAAAGCCCATACAGGCCTAACCATCGAAGAAAAAATTGGTTTATTAATATTGAAGTATATCAATCGGCTGAAAGGCTTAACTTTACAGAATACGATGTAAAGATTGTCGCCTTGAGACGTACTGGGCCAGGCGGACAAAATGTAAATAAAGTGGAAACAGCTGTCAGGGCGGTTCACATTCCCACGGGGTTAACGGTAACGGCGAGTGAGGAACGATCACAATATATGAATAAAAAGCTGGCCCTTGCTCGGTTGGCAAACCTTATTGAGACGAAAAATGAAGATAATAACAGTAACCATAAAGAATCTATGTGGAGGCAGCACAATCTTCTTACCAGAGGAAATCCCATGAGAATTTATGAAGGCAAGGAGTTTAAGCTTAAACAATAG